Within the Serratia sp. UGAL515B_01 genome, the region TACATCAAAGAAGACCCAAAGCTAAGTGCTGTCATCCATTATCTCGAAAAGGAAAAATGGCTAGAACTTGGCGTCATTATTTTCAGCCAGTATTACGACACAGCAAAATGGATTGCTGATTCCCTTGCCGTGCGTTACCCCGACCAAGTTGTGGGTCTTTATGCTGGCGCAGGTCGTAGTCGCCTGTATCAAAAAGGGGAAAGCGTCAATATTGAAAGGGAAACACTCAAACGTATGGTTGCTGAGCACCAACTTCAGATCATGGTTGCTACCGATGCTGCGTGTGAAGGCCTGAACCTACAGACATTAGGTACGCTGATCAATATCGATCTTCCATGGAACCCGACTCGCTTAGAGCAACGTATTGGTCGCATCAAGCGTTTTGGCCAGGTTCGTGAGAAAGTCGATATGCTTAACCTAGTCAACGAGCAAACCGTAGATGAAAAGGTTTATGAAAAGCTGTCAGAACGAATGCGGGACCGCTATAACCTGTTTGGCTCTTTGCCCGACACCATTCGTGATGAATGGATTGAAGATATTGAAACTATTGGTGAAAAAATGGATGGATACATTAACGCTCAGAAACAGGCTAATGGTTTTGATCTTCGCTATACAGAGACCATGTCACTATCTGATAAGGATTGGCGCGATTGCTCAAATGTACTCTCACGCCGCGATTTTACTGAGTTAATGATGTCTGGTTGGGGTGAAAATAAATGAGTTCTGGAAAAATGGTTACCTACGATCAGCTCATGCTACCATTAATGAGGGCACTCGTTAATTTGGGGGGGTCGGGTAGCATTGATGAAATCTATGATACCGTTGTAGAAATAGAACAGTTTGACGAAGACACATTGGATATTTTACACAATCCTGAAAAAAGCAGTCAGACAGAAATTGGATATCGTTTAGCTTGGGCTCGTACTTATTTAAAAAAAGCTGGTTATCTTGAAAATTCATCACGTGGTGTATGGACACTGACAGATAAAGCTAAGCAAGTGCCAGAATTTGATTGTCGTGAGATTGTAAATTTTGTCCGAGCATTAGATCGAAAATCTAGTCAACCAATTACAGATCCTAGTAAACTTGAGTTAGCAATTGATGATTCGCCGGAAGAAGTACTTGCTTGGCGCGAAAAGTTACACCATGTATTGGTCGAAGAAATGAGTCCTGGCGCGTTTGAAAGATTAACGCAAAGACTCCTACGAGAATCAGGATTTATTCACGTTGAAGTTACCGGGCGAACTGGTGATGGTGGCATAGATGGTAAAGGTATCGCCCGTATTAATGGTTTAATGAGTTTTCACATTGCCTTTCAGTGTAAAAAATACAAAGGTTCTGTTGGGGCACCAGAGATACGAAATTTCCGCGGTGCAACTATTGGACGTGCCGATAGAGGTATGTTTATTACAACAGGAAGTTTCACGAAAGCTGCAATTGAAGAAGCAAATCGTGATGGTGCGGCTCCGATAGATTTAGTTGATGGTGATCAGTTGGCAGATAAACTCAAGGAGTTAAGTTTAGGTGTGAAAACAGAGTTTGTTGAGAAAGTAAACGTCGAGCCGGATTGGTTTTTAAATCTCTAGGAATCGCAAGTGATACGCATACTCTTTTTTCATCTGCTTAGGGAGTCGTTACGAGGGAAGTAACCGAATACCTCTAACGGGTTGATATAGAGGTTCGGGGCCCTCGCTATAATTTTTTTGTTTGAAGCTCCATCAATCGGGCTATGTTAGCGACTAGGTTAGGTTCCATCGAAGGCAATTCTTCTCAAAATATTTTCTGGGGAAGAAATGGTGATAATTTCTGCTTGTAGCAATTTTTAGATTTGAATTATTAAGAGTAACATTACTGTCATCATCAAGATTTCGAGGTTTATGAGAAAAAACAGGCAGAGAATAGCCTTTATATTGGAATTACCTGCGGTGCACTAGGTATCTCTGATATCATATACATAAATAATTACCTTCAGCAAAGACAGTGAATCAAAACGTAAGGGCGTAATGCTCATTTCGTAGAAAATGACGTTTCACTGTCAGTGATTGTTATCTTTACAGACTGCAAAGGACTCAACGTGAGCGATGAACTGAAAGAAATCGGTGTAAACGGATGGCGGCTTTTTCTATCTTTACTTCTCTTTATCTGGATCATGGTTTGTACTTTGATCACCCTCAGGTATCTTTTTCTTGTATGGTCGGGAGATTATACCTTTTTGCGCCTGTTACTTCAGCCTACGGGCGAGTTTGTGGCCAGTGATGAAATCAGGTTAGCTATATTCACCATTGCTGGAGCTTTGCTTGGGGGATCAACTCTAAGTATAACCTCTCTACATAAATATTCAGCGGTGACCAAAACATTGGACGTAGATCATTTGTGGGGCTATCTTATGGCACCGGTACTATCTGTCGTTATTGGTTTACTTATCTTCTGCATGCTATATAGCGGATTGATGGTCTTGAACGGCGGAACTAGTATTAATTCCGAACTGTCTAGTGTCAGGATTGGGTACCTTTCTCTGGGGGCAATTTGTTCTTATAACTGGGATGTATTCGTGATTAAACTACAAAAGTTGTCAAAGCATGTCGCTAACGAGTAAAGAGAGCCATAACTCTCTTTACTCTATAGTACTATAGATTTCAGCTTTTTTCCTGCGTACCTGAACCCAGGTTAATATAATGGGGCTTAAGCTGTTTGTACCAAGATTTTAGGGTATTGGCCCGCCGGGAAATCGTATCCCCAGAAAGAGATGGACAGCATTGGGTTAAAAAGTCTACTGCTGTACTAGCATCAATATCTGCAAGGCTTGTGATATCACAATAATTCATCCAAGCCCAAGCGCACTCGCTAGCCTCAAAGGCATATGCTGTAATCCGATAACGAGTTGCTTCATCAGATAGCGCCAAGCGCTCGCCTTGAGGGGTCAATTCACCATTATATTCTAGGAATCCTAAAATAAGTGCAGCATAACGATAATACTCCACTAAGCGAGATTGTACCTTCATATTTTCAGCGGTAACTGGCTCATGTTTCCATTTTAGTTCCACATACTGAAATACCTTTTCAATATCATTTCCTTGGGGTACTTTTATAGATGAAATATAGGTTAAGGCACGTATTTTAAGTTTGGATAAATATAATAATGCATCAAGTCTGTAGATCTTAATAGTTTGCTCTGGTAAAGCAGACGAACGAAACTCAAAGTCTATTTTTGACAAGTCTATTATTTTCAGAAAGTTAAGAAAAACTTTAATATCAATGTCATTTTGCTCTAATACGGGAAGAATATCCTTTTTATTCACCATGAGAGCTGAGACTTGGCCTAGGAATGCTTCAAATTTTGTGAGTTCCTCCGCATGGAGTGAAATGGCAAAAGAGCCATAGCGTGCATTTAGAGCCTGCATGCCCCCTTTTACACCTCGCGCTTTATTGAATCCTAAAACCAACTCACTAAAGCGATCACATACTTGGCTCATGTGTTCAAGAGAAACGTTTTTCTTCGCCTGCTTACTTGTTTTTGAGACGATAATCTCATGCGTGGGAATAAGATTGTTATTCAGTAAGCTAGGAGCATAGGCTACGACTCTCTTCACAAAAATACCCGGAGCTGGGAGCTTAATTTCCGCTATTTTATTTTTATGTTTGAACTCTGCGATTAACTTAAATTCCGCTAAAAATGGAAGAGAGAGAGCGCAGAAATGCTCCTGCTCTTGGTATTCAAGCATATCCCGCAGGCTGATTTTTGCTTTCTCATAAGCAATGAGTCTGGCTTTAGAACACGGTAAGACATACCAATGTTCGTAATTTGAATCATCGCCTACCCAATAAACGAAGAAAGTCGAACCACTTTCGTTTTCGGCATAGAAAATTTTTGGTCCCTCGAACTCAAGATAGACATTAACTATTCTGAGCTGACCTAATGGTGGGTAACTGGCGAATATATTCATTTATTTCACCTCATTAAAATTCAGGTGAACGTGGCTATTCTTTTTAAGCCACAGTGTGAAATGTCCCGCAACAAGCGTTTTGCGCATCTTACCCATACCGGCATTTAACTTACCACAAGCGAGCTTGCGTTGTTTCAACGCCTCGGGCAAGGAGGCCATAGCCTCAACCAGCAACTCCATACTATTCCACACACTGGTACCGTAAACAGCCTGTTTTTGCTCCAGTGTAGAGCATTGTTTATGCCTGTTGGGCTGCTCCTGATGAGTGGTTAGAAAGCACATCTCTGTTGGCGGAATCGATTTTACCAGTCGGTATAACATTTCATCTGCATTTGCATCTATAGCATCCTTGGGAGGAAGTACCAGATCGGAAGGGTAGAAATCCGGCCAACTATCCTTATATTCGTCTTTCTTCACTTGGTTTCTTTCTCTCTTCAGTCCCAGAAATATGCAGTTTCCACTTCGGTAAAGCCTGAAAAAGTCATAAAATCAGATAGATGCTAGGAGGCGCTACGTTGCCTCAACGAACCTCCATTGTAGACGGATTTTTAGATAACAGAAAATTCTATTCTTTCACAATCTAAAAATTTTTTGACTTATAGCCGATCTCAATAGGGCTTTATTCCAGACGATGAATCGTGAGTTGCATCAACACCGATTTTAACCAGGCATACGGCTCCAGACCTTTCAGCCGTGCGGTTTCCAGCAGGCTTTTGATGTTGGCTGCTCGTTGACCTGCCGCCAATAAGCTCAAGAGTCGAGTCAACCTAAGGGAATTTCACCCCTCAGTTTCTCCCAGAAGCGTACGTGATAGTCCCTTTTGGTTCAAGCCTGTCAGCATCTTTGGCTTGTCAGGTCTAACGATGTTTATCAGCAGTTCACATAAGCTAACCTTATCGCTCAGCCTTGCACTCCATCCGCACGATGCTTGCAGATAACCCTCTATCCTCACGGATTCAGATCGGATATCTCCCAGAGTTACGTTGTCCTGAGGGCTTCAGACCACACTGTTACCGGTATCACCTGCCTCAGTAGGCTACCGCTGATGGGATAACGGGTTTTATACATAAATCATGTTAAAACAATATATTAAGCGACTTCTTGTCGCACCCAGAACAGACCATCCAGCGCCGTCACCGACAATCCGTTCGCCAGCGCTCACTTAAGCCGCTCACGCGGCATTTTTACTTCCCTGACAATCTCTCGATAAGGCGCAGCGGTCTCGCTTGACGCCTCTTTCCGACGGATACGGGTTGTCAGACGGTAGTGAAATGCTTCCGGCACCTGACTCAAATCAGATTTCACGCTGTAAACACAGCCAAAACGCTTACCGTTAAACACGACATTTTTTTGACTGAGTGGCAGTTCGTTACGCAGCCCAGCAATCAGTTGCGGGGCACGCACCAGCAGCAAGCGAAAAGGCAGTTCAAAGCTGGTGACATAATCCACATTCAGCAAGGCGATACGCAGACGCTCGGCGCTTCCAGCCCTAACCTGACGACACTCTTCGATAATTTCAGCCCATTGACGTGAGATTCGCGGCGTTTCGTTGATTTCCGCGAAGCTGTATTTTTCAATCTGGTAATCAATACGTTCGACCATGCTGGTTTTCCTTCGCATACCCATCGACGACTTTATCAACGGGCTATGCTCAAAGGAAGCGGTTCTGCTAAAGAAGGTCATGACCGATGTTCATTCTAACCGCATCAATTCGTGGTCGGTAATGGCACCATGACAGGGATACCCCGCTAGCCGACACTCTCCCATAGCGTCACTTTTTTGTTCAGCGGTACTACCGTATTCATTTCAGCACTCCCCCACTGCAATCTCGCAAGCTGACTTCAGTGGTGTAGATATGACTTTTGCAATCAGGGCAGGTTTTCAGCCCTTCGTACTCCTTGTCGCACAGCGCACAAAAGTAAGGTTGAGACGCTGGGTAACCCAACGCGAGCACAAACTGCCACTCAATGTTGGGGGACGTGTGGGGTTCACGTTGTGTCAGACGGTAGCAGCAATCCTGGGCCGTCTTGATATCTACCTGTTCCAGGTCATGTTCAAAGTATCGCCCCTTGGTGTGCGTGACGTGTAACGTCAACCTGTTATGGCAATCGCCACAGTAATAGTCGACCGTGTGGTCGGGCAACAGCGTGTCAACGTGGACCCGTTCTCCGCTGAGAGTGCAAGCTTCGCGTAGTTTTTTAAATTGCATGGTGTAGCTCCTGGTAGGGAGATGATCGCCACAGTGTTTAATCAGCCAGAACGTCGGCACTGTGCTCGCCGGTAGGGCCGCGTTCTCCGTGGTATTCGGTGTGGCAACGGGCACAGAGCCCGTCGGCTTTTCGGACCCAGAGATGAGCAAAGCGATGTGAGGCAACGGGCGGGTTAACTACGATAACGCGGTGGCATGGCGGCGTTTATACGGGTAGTGGCTCACTCAGTCTGCTGCCGTGTGGGGGCGCTGACGCCACCGTGAAACGACTTTAGGCAACTGGGGCAATTTAACACGACGTATTCATCCATCATGAGCGTCAGTGCGGTGTTTTCTGCCTGCCGCTGGTTAATCCAGTCGTTGAGGTCGGAAGACGCTTTAAATTTCAGTTCCTCTATCCCGTCGAGCGCCGGGTAGCTAACCAACAGGTCGTACCAACTCAGCATCACCAGTTTGTGTTTGATTTCACTGTTGCCAAAGTGACGAAACAACGAACCGAGCCGGTTCGCCAGTGAATATTGCTTGAGGCGAAGGCATTCACTTAACAAGACTCCTTCCAGCATCGGGTGGTGCAGCAGCGAATACCTGTCCATCTCCAGACTGCATGTCCGGTCGTCGACCAACAGCTCACTGGGGAGAACCAGCTGGTAAAGAAATTCGGGGACAATCGCCACCTCGGCACGGTCGGGAAAACGCAGGCTGGACACCACCAGTCGGTGGTAGGTGTAAATCTGCGGGTGGCACATGCCTTGGCGAACCAGGAGTTTGGTGAAATCGGTCAGCCAGGTCTGGTAGTACCCCAGCAGGTCGTCATGGCGGCTTTTCATTTTGCTCTGTAGTGGATCAGTAATACCGGACACCTCAATAGCCTGTTAATTTAATGATAGCCAATTGAGGTAATTGATAATGACTCAACCTAAACAGACCAAACGCCGTTTTTCTCCTGAATTCAAACTGGAAGCTATTGAGCAGGTCGTTAAGTATCAGCGGTCAACCATCGAGGTTGCACGCGCTCTGGTGTTGGACCCCAGCCAATTGCGTAAATGGATACGCCAGTACAAATAAGAAGTCAGCGGGGTGACGCCGGACAATCCTGCACTGACACCAGAGCAACGTGAAATCCAGTCGCTCAGAGCGCAGATTAAACGGCTGGAGATGGAAAAAGAAATACTAAAGCAGGCAGCCGTGTTGATGAGCGAGCTCCCCATCAAATCTTTGCGTTAATCACACGGCTGAAAACAAAATGGTCGGTGGTCGAATTGTGCCGCCTGCTCAAAGTAACGCGCAGTGTTTACTATGCCTCGCTGAATTCGCGGGTTGATGTAAAACGTCTGCAACTGCGTGCTCAGGTGCGGAAATTGCATCAACAGAGCCGGGGAGCAGCCGGCAGCAGAACACTGAGTCTGCTGATGCGTCAATCGGGTTATAACGTGGGGCGCTGGCTGGCCCGCAGGCTGATGCAGGAATGTGGTCTGGCGAGTCGCCAACCCGGCAAGCCTCGTTACCGTGGTGAACGGGAGACGTCACTGGCATCGCCAGACTTACTGAAAAGGCAGTTTAAGCCGTCGGAGCCCAATCGTGTGTGGAGTGGAGATATCAGCTATATCAAAGTCAATGGTGGCTGGTGCTACCTGGCACTGGTGATTGACCTTTACTCCCGTCGGATAGTGGGCAGTGCCATATCGTCATCCCCGGATGCCGAGCTGGTGTGTCGAGCCCTGCGTAATGCACTGGAGACGCGACCAAGGGAAAAGAGGCTGCTGTTTCATTCGGATCAGGGAGGGCAGTACAGGAGTAAGAAATACAGGCAGTTACTGTGGAGGAACGGAGTGATGCAGAGTATGAGTCGCAGGGGTAACTGCCTGGATAACTCACCAATGGAAAGAGTGTTCCGAAGCCTGAAAAGTGAATGGCTGCCTGTAGGGGGTTATATGGATATCCATCATGCGGTACGAGATATCGGTGAATGGAAACAAAGTTATTACAACACAGTACGCCCCCATCGGCACAATGGTGGATTACCGCCCTGTGAATACGAAGAGCAGTGGAAAAAGGCTACGAAGGTGTCCTGATTTTGTGATCCACTACAAAGGCTGACGCGGGTGAAGTCATCAAGCCAGGTCTGATAGTGGTGGAGCAAGGGGGATGTGTTTTGCATGTTGGGTCCTTGTCAGATTTCAGGTAGCCGCAACCCTCCGCGTCGGGCGGACAGTGGAAATACGGCCTGGAATGGGGTAACGGGGGGAGTAGAGCTTACTGGCGAGACGCGTCTATGCGGGCTTGTAGCCAGGTTTGCACCTCGCTGTGCAGCCAGCGGGAACTGCGTCCCAGTTTGATCGGTTTGGGGAACGCCCCTTCGCTGATGAGTTTATAAAACCATTTGTCACTCAAGCCGGTGAGCTCGGTGATGAAGGCCATCGTCACCAGATGGTCGTTGGTCAGGTCGGGTAATACGGTCATGGTGGTGCTCTCCGGTTGGTCCAAGGGAAACCGGCGTCGGGCAGGTAGGGCTACGTGCTTACCCTGCTGACTCCGCTATACCAACCGGGGTTGTTGTAAAAAATAAGTGCAGGCTGAACGGCTATTGACGGCGGGGTCTGCCCAGACCACTTGGCGGAGGGATTTCGTTATACCCCCAAATGTACTGACCGCTCTTTTGTTCCTCCTTGGCCAGATAGCTGATGATGTAACGCAGTCCGTTGACCCCTGCTTCGTCGTTATAATTAACGGGTTCACCGATATCGATAGCTGCGACATAAGAGGGTTTGTACTCACACCGATTGTAATAACCTTGATGCTCAGTGATGTCCTGCCAGACCGCGCACACGCGTTCAGCAACGGGGTACGTTGCCTGGTTGGTGTGACCATTCAGGTAAAACACGATATGTGCGTGGCACCCGTGCTTACGCGTTGATTCCAGTACCCAGAAGTAACCGACGGTATCTGATAGCAACATGACCTTTTCTATCAGGGCACGGACTTCTCGCTGTGTATCGTGCCAGGAATGGTTGCTAAAACGCCATGAGCCTGTTTTGTAGAACAGATCGACTCTCAGCACCTGCAAGCGCGCGTAGCGTGCCAAGAGTTGATCCAGGTGGTGGTTGATCAGGGAGAGCAGGAACCAGTTCATTGTGTAGCCGGGGTTGAAGGGGTAGGGAATGTGCATTGGGTTATCCTCTGTTGTGTGTACAAAGGAAGGGGACAACATGTTTTTTTTAGTTAACGGACCGCTGGCACTGACGTTGAGGTGCATCGGATCGGAAAGCATGCAGGTTCGAGGGCGTAGACGCTCTGGCTTATTCTTCAGCGGGGAGGTGTGATCTTACGCCTGGGGAGAGAGGAGCAGATCCAGGTCTTGCTTCTGGAGATCGGGGGGAGAGATCACTGCTGGTTCCACTGCAAGTTAATCACTGAACAGGCTGAATACTGCAAGTTGAACATGATGGGTTCCCCCTTAATTATACTAAAAACCCAAATGTTCAAATGCCGTGGATCAACTCGCACTTTCATCTTCCGCTACCGTCTTATTCGTGACTGCCAGGGCCAAGAGCGGGGGGGGGGTAAACAACAGTGACGGGGGGGCGAAGCGGGAGACCGATCCCAACTAACAATCGCGGACAAAGCAATTGATATATAAGTATTTTATTACACAGTTATTAACTTTAAAAAGAAGGGGGGAGAACCGATAATAAGGTGCCTGGCAATATCACGATTGGGCATGCAAAAGGGAGGAATGACGTTGTTCCTAGTGGGTGCGTAAAAAGTATGAAATCGACGCTATTGCGTATTTTTAACCCACAGTAAAAAGGGGCAAAATGCTAACAGGAGGCTGAATGCTACAGATGACGAACACCATAAAAAGAACTGACTACTGCAGCCATGTCTGAAGAAAAACTCACCGTTTTTTGTTGTCTGTATGCAAGAGCGTGTGGCATAAATTATCGTCGCTCAAGTGGTCCAAAGGCAGTTATCGGCGAGTTTTTTGTACCTAAACAAAAGTCATCATCTAAGATGGGAGGTGCATAAACCAGAAAGAAGAACCTGAAGGGTACCGTGAGTCACGGTGTAAAAAATGGAGGCCGATGAAGCCCGAGGAGAGAAACCGACCTATTATGAGATTTACCTAACTTGACGGATTCAACCTCGGATCTTCCGTTAGATTTTCTGGGCTGCAATCACAAGAGAAATGCCAGAACTCTCGCGCAGTAGATTCATCAGTGTAATGCCGTCACAACCAGCAGATTTATGATGAAAAGTGCCAAGCCAAAGACAGGAAAAGTCAAAAACATCTCTATAAGTATGGCCAGTGATCTGATCGAAGCGATTAAAAATCATACATCAGCGCTTAACAAGTCACTGCTCAAAAAAAAATCAAAATCAAAAGTTGTCTCTGACATCGTTGCCCGTCACCTGGAGTTTAACAAACTTACCCCTACTGAAGAGGACGACGAGCTCAAGCAGGGCAGTAATGTAGCCCTAGCGCCAGAAAGTCTGTATATCAAATGGCACAGTTCTCTGTATATGCACGATTTCCAACAGTATCTACACCTGGGTGACCACTGGAGGATTATAGACTTTGTCGGGTTATGGCTCGACGATGGGGATCGCACCGAAATGGAAAGTCTTCAAGGTGAACTCTGGAGGATGTATTCCGAGCTGTACGAAAAAAACCACAGAGGGAGTGTGCTTTCAAAGGTACTCAGAAATGTCAGGAAGAATGAGAATATTAAAATCCTCGCTGTCAGGGTTAAGTGCCAAGAACTCAAAGAAAAAGGGGCGGGAAACGTTCCTGTTTTTAATCTTCGTTATGCGGTCACTCTGGTTAACCTTGATAAAAACACCAATGATAAAGAACATCTTTACTTTGATTACCATTCCATCAGGCTTGTTGATTTTTGTGACTTATATGAAAATCCAATAAAAAACATGCTAAAAAATGAACAGGGAAAATTGCCTATTTCTTATGCTTACTGGCTCCCGATTTATGTTTACCAAAATAAAGTGCTCCTCATCGGAGCCAGGAGAAAGAATGGACAGAAAAAAGAGATTATGGAGATGAAGAAAAACAAGATTATTATCGTCAGGCCACAGTAAGTCAGGGCAATCGCATGCGTAGGTGAGCAGCAATCGTTCGACGTCACCGACACCTTCGCCGTTTCACTGCTGCCCCGGCGGGTGGTGTAATCCGCTTCCACCTTCCCCGCATCCACATAGCGGTAACTGAGATTCAGACTCACATTGTCCGTCAGCGCCCAGTTTACCCCGACACCCACCGCCCAGGCAAAATTACTGGAAAAAACGCTACGGTAAAACGGAAGAACAGCAGGTGAACCTAGCACGTCCCCGTTCCCAGACTAAACCGGTACTCTGTCATGCAGAACGGGTTATCTACGTCAGTGTGAGTTCACAACGTCACTTTCGTTATGCCGCAACTGAAACCCGAGAAGCCGCCTCCATTTGATCAACCATCTCGCTGATCTGTGCTTGCCCGTAGGTCAGAACAGGCCGTTGTTTAACCACACTCACCACAAGCGGCTTGATCAACATATTGGCTGCTGCACGGCCCTGTTGATTAGCGGCAAAGATGATCTCCAGCGTTTTGGGGGTGAGTACACTAGCCAGATTTGCGTTAAGGTTTTCCAACTCATTTTCTGTAAGCAGGAAACTTGTCGCAAGCCATGTCACCTGTTCCTGAATTAACGTCAACACCTTGAGCTGATCGTCTTCAACCAGTGCGCCCGCAATTTTTCTGGAAATAGTTGCCGTAATCATGCCCCCCAATAAACCACCTGCTGCACGTCCAGCTAAAGCGCCAAGCGGCCCCAGTGGACTAAGCATCACACCACCAGCGATAGAGCCAATGGCTCCCCCAGCAACGCCAGAAGAGGCCACCGCCAGGTTTTTGATAAACTGAGCACCTGAAATACGACCACGTAGCATTTTGATCATATCCGGCCCCGTGGTGACTGCAACCAACGCGAATGAGGTCACCAGTGTGCCACGCATCATCTTATTCAGAGAATTGAGATTATTGGCACCGACACCCCGTTGAAGCGCATTACGTACCGTCGGGCTGGCCGCTGCGAAATCAATATTTTTAAGCATCCCCTGAATGGCGCTGATGCGGTGTAATTGCTGAACCGTGACATAAACTGCCAGCGTGCGAGTAAAGGTTTTCCCAGCTTGTATCATTGCAGTGTGCAGCGCAGCCTTACGATCGCCGGTATTAAGATAGAAAATGGACGCCGTCAGACAGAAACTGATCCCGCCTGCGGCAAGGCTGACAATAGCCCCTTCTGCAAGGTCGTAAGTGAGAGATTCGAAGGTGCCAAATTTAGTGATATTCTGCGCCTGGGTGTAGGTAAGATGACCTTGCCGCACCAGTTTTGTTGCTTCGGCAGGATCGTTAACGCCGGGCACTTTGCCATCACGAATTTTGTTCTCCATAGTCTCAAGCGCTTTTGCGTACTGGTCTTTTGGCACTTCCAGTTGCATCGGTGCGCCGTGACGGTCGTAGTAACGATAATGGCCATTTTGCCCGTCAAAACCGGCACCTACACTGCGTGCTGCGGTTGCACAGTATTTGGTCTGAATTTCTGAGCCGTTAACCAGCCTGTCTGCACCATTTTTCGCATTGTCGTCACCGAGAATATGCGCATCTTTTAGTTGGACTTTGTCAGTAAGATGATTTCCCCGTTCGGCTGCAAAACCATGCCCTTGCCCCCCCACCGCAAACATTTTTTCGTTAGTATTCCAGGCCTCTGGGAGAGTCATGAGGATCAGACCATTTGTTGCTGCACTGGAAATAAATTCAGCCTGCGGCCTCTTATGGATTTCCAGACAAAGTTTTTCAGTTTCCTGGCAGATATCAGAGCAATACCACTCATGGTTTCCGATCTCGGCACCTTTCACGCCTTTAATCTCACTCAAACCGCATGATGCGCAGGTACAGAGTTCATCAACATAGTGGAACGAGACAAATTTTCGCCCGTCTGAAAATGAATAATAACGTCCACAATCGAGATAGCGATTCAGAAGATCATCATTTGCGGGGGCAGGTAGGTTCAGTCGATTGTTGAAGAGGTTTTTTAGCTCATCTGAAGAGTGCGTTAGCTTGCTGTTTAACCGCGCGTTGAATTCCACCATTTTTCCTTCATACCAAGCATCATTCAATAACCAGTCATCGCCCGCCAGTTCTTGCTCACGTGTCTCGCCCTGCAGAATATGTTGCGATACCAGCGTCAGATAAACACGCTCGACTAATTCTGCAGAGAGGTGGTTTTCTTTCTTTAGCTCCGCCAGCCAGTTTCGGCTATTGATCGCTTTTTGTTTCTTCAGCCCTTCGTTGATGGTAATCGTCAGCTTCTTCAGTTCCTGGATCTGGCTGGCCGCATAGCACTGCGTCAATAAGGCCGCAATCCAGTAAAGCAACCCAGCCCACCACATCAGCGAAGAGGAGATATCGTATTGCCACGCAATAAACGGCGTTGCCGCCGAGCTGGCCATAAGAAAATAAGACGTGTAAAAACAGCAATAATACGCTTTAAGGTTGCCAGCGATATCGGCGGGGGTGAGTCCATTTCTCAGGATCGCGTTGGTTTGCACAGGCACCGCCA harbors:
- a CDS encoding restriction endonuclease; this encodes MSSGKMVTYDQLMLPLMRALVNLGGSGSIDEIYDTVVEIEQFDEDTLDILHNPEKSSQTEIGYRLAWARTYLKKAGYLENSSRGVWTLTDKAKQVPEFDCREIVNFVRALDRKSSQPITDPSKLELAIDDSPEEVLAWREKLHHVLVEEMSPGAFERLTQRLLRESGFIHVEVTGRTGDGGIDGKGIARINGLMSFHIAFQCKKYKGSVGAPEIRNFRGATIGRADRGMFITTGSFTKAAIEEANRDGAAPIDLVDGDQLADKLKELSLGVKTEFVEKVNVEPDWFLNL
- a CDS encoding DUF6575 domain-containing protein, whose translation is MNIFASYPPLGQLRIVNVYLEFEGPKIFYAENESGSTFFVYWVGDDSNYEHWYVLPCSKARLIAYEKAKISLRDMLEYQEQEHFCALSLPFLAEFKLIAEFKHKNKIAEIKLPAPGIFVKRVVAYAPSLLNNNLIPTHEIIVSKTSKQAKKNVSLEHMSQVCDRFSELVLGFNKARGVKGGMQALNARYGSFAISLHAEELTKFEAFLGQVSALMVNKKDILPVLEQNDIDIKVFLNFLKIIDLSKIDFEFRSSALPEQTIKIYRLDALLYLSKLKIRALTYISSIKVPQGNDIEKVFQYVELKWKHEPVTAENMKVQSRLVEYYRYAALILGFLEYNGELTPQGERLALSDEATRYRITAYAFEASECAWAWMNYCDITSLADIDASTAVDFLTQCCPSLSGDTISRRANTLKSWYKQLKPHYINLGSGTQEKS
- a CDS encoding putative zinc ribbon protein; the protein is MQFKKLREACTLSGERVHVDTLLPDHTVDYYCGDCHNRLTLHVTHTKGRYFEHDLEQVDIKTAQDCCYRLTQREPHTSPNIEWQFVLALGYPASQPYFCALCDKEYEGLKTCPDCKSHIYTTEVSLRDCSGGVLK
- a CDS encoding AlpA family transcriptional regulator, which gives rise to MTVLPDLTNDHLVTMAFITELTGLSDKWFYKLISEGAFPKPIKLGRSSRWLHSEVQTWLQARIDASRQ
- a CDS encoding inovirus-type Gp2 protein; translation: MHIPYPFNPGYTMNWFLLSLINHHLDQLLARYARLQVLRVDLFYKTGSWRFSNHSWHDTQREVRALIEKVMLLSDTVGYFWVLESTRKHGCHAHIVFYLNGHTNQATYPVAERVCAVWQDITEHQGYYNRCEYKPSYVAAIDIGEPVNYNDEAGVNGLRYIISYLAKEEQKSGQYIWGYNEIPPPSGLGRPRRQ
- a CDS encoding outer membrane protein codes for the protein MLGSPAVLPFYRSVFSSNFAWAVGVGVNWALTDNVSLNLSYRYVDAGKVEADYTTRRGSSETAKVSVTSNDCCSPTHAIALTYCGLTIIILFFFISIISFFCPFFLLAPMRSTLFW